AAGCCCTTCGAGAGGCAGAGAAAGAGAGTTACCGAGCTAAAACCAGGAGCACAATACAACATTGAGATCACACTTTCAGTTCATATTGGCAAGGAATATACCCGTAAAGTTGCCGAGACGGTTCAAGATATTGCAAAGGATGTTAAGCCGGAGATATGTGAGAAACCAATCCCGGATCTCTGCCCTCAATAATTTTATCAATTTAGTCTAAATTTCGCGCATTAATCTATCATATTTACACTAATTTGTTAAATAATTTTTCATATACAATATCAATCCTGATGCCTACATATATGTTACATCATTTCCAGCATATTAACAAGGTTATAATTTCTTGACAGCCACCCTTACGCTAGGTGACTAGCGGTTGCCATCAAACTTCGTAAAAAGATGGGAAGAAAAAGACCAGGGTGGACTTAAAGGTGTTCTGAAACAGTCTCCACCCCTAAGATCTAAGATTGAACTCGCAATAAGGAGGATCGAAGCTCAAATACAGTACCTAGAAAATACTATAGCGAATTTTTCAGAGAGAGATAAGTATCTGTTCTCTAAGATTGTCGACTTGTACTCCAAGAACCAGATTCAAAGAGCAAGCATCTTCGCCAATGAGCTTGCTGAACTTAGGAAAATGGCAAACTTTATGATGAATGCGCAGCTCGCGCTAGAAAGAGTTGTTCTAAGACTAAGAACTGTTACCCAGCTTGGTAACGTCGTCGTTAATCTGGCGCCTGCAGCACAGGTTCTTCAAAGTGTAAGGACAGGAATTGCAGGAATCATGCCGAACGCAGAGAAAGAGCTTGAGAACATAGGCCTTATGCTAAACGACATAATGATAGAAGCAGGACAGACAACTGGGATTTCGCCAGACATCGAAGTAGCTAGTGAGGACGCGAGAAAGATACTTGCAGAAGCTTCAATGGTTGCCGAGCAGAGAATGAAAGAGAAGTTCCCAGAGCTTCCAGCGCTTAAACAACCAGAAGCTGGAGAGGAGTTCAAATACCCGCAGTACTAGTCTCATTATTTTTATGTAAGGTGAAAAGATTGACTATGAACCGGAATATGACTGAGCTCATTGGGAAGATGTTAAAGGATGATCTGAATCGCGATGTTGGCAGAATTATTTCATTTATCATCGATTCCTCAGGTCAGATAGATGATGTTCTGGTCGAGGAGGCTGACGGGACAGTTTCAAAGTTTCCAGCTGAGAACCTTAAGATCGCCAACGGCGAAGTCTTACTCATATCTCCGGTTGGAAAGAAGATAGAAGACTTGTTAAACGTTTTCCCGGTGGTCATGAGGAAACGAGCGATATTGAACAAGCTATCAGATGATAAGGTGATCCCGCCAGAGATCTACGACAGTTTATGCAAAGAGTTCGATAAGATTATGAAGGAGATGAAAGCAGAAGCCCAAAGCCTTCTCGACGAAATTGATAAAGAGGTAAAGGCGCAAGATGAGTATATCAGGATGCTCCAGCTTTCCAGGGCATTGTTAGAGATTGAGCATGAGATTGGAACAGTCAAAGATGAAGTCTATCAACAGTCTCTTATGCCCATATTAAAAGAGACGAAGAACGCGCAGCAGAGGAAATTGAATCTGCTAAAAGAGAAAGACAAGATCATAAGCGTTATCAAAGGAGAGGAGATAAAGCAACCTCAAAATGAGGTCGAATCAATTCTAGACGTTAAAACCGTATTGGTATCCGAACCTCTCGGGCTAGGTGAAAAATCCGAGGCTCCTAAGGAAGAAGCCGTCACGGTGCGTGTGACGGAGTAAAATTTCCCTTTCCTCTACTTACGGGAAGTCGATCAGAAGGGAGCTCTGATGATCAAGGATTTGTTCCGCAAATCGGAGAAGCCGTTAGATCAG
The sequence above is drawn from the Candidatus Bathyarchaeota archaeon genome and encodes:
- a CDS encoding Snf7 family protein — protein: MPSNFVKRWEEKDQGGLKGVLKQSPPLRSKIELAIRRIEAQIQYLENTIANFSERDKYLFSKIVDLYSKNQIQRASIFANELAELRKMANFMMNAQLALERVVLRLRTVTQLGNVVVNLAPAAQVLQSVRTGIAGIMPNAEKELENIGLMLNDIMIEAGQTTGISPDIEVASEDARKILAEASMVAEQRMKEKFPELPALKQPEAGEEFKYPQY